The Polynucleobacter sp. MWH-CaK5 region AGATCAGCCATTCAGTTTGGAAACAAAGTGTTTAGAGGTTTACCACTGGCGTGACGGCGTCTTTGTTGGTGATGATGGTGAGCCACAAATGAATGAAGATGTTGTGGAGTCTTGTGTCAAGCAATCAATGGCAGACCCATCAAAGTATCAAATGATCATTGATCGAATGATGCGTTATAGAGATCCTCAGGGTGTTTATAAAGATGGGGGATGCATCGATGCATCGAGAGAATCTCCTCGCTACGTTCGCCCATCAACATCAGATTTAAATTTTTCTGATTAATTAATTTTTAAAACTCTTCTAAATTCATCCAAATTCCTTAATTATTTGGATTACATCCTTGTAGGAATCTTCTGATTTCTTTGTAGGAAACTTCCTATTTTCTCGTAAGAAAAATTTACGGCATTTCTCTCAAGCCTTGATTCTTATTGGCTATTGAAAATTTCGCATTGTTACTTTTCTTAAATTAGATATTTCATGCATTTTTGGGCCATATACAAGTAATTGATTGCCTCCTATTCTGCCTGTTCAATTTTTTGAATGACACAGTAGAGGTGAAAAATGGTTCATGACAACCATGGTTTAAAAAGAAGTCTTCAGCCACGACATATTCGTCTAATGGCTTTGGGTTCAACAATTGGCGTTGGTTTATTTTTAGGTTCAGCCACAGCCATTCAACTGGCAGGACCATCCATCATGCTGGGCTATGTTCTAGCTGGCTTGGTGGCTTTCATAGTTCTGAGAGCACTTGGTGAAATGGCGGTGCATGAGCCTGTAGCAGGATCATTTGCGCATTACGCGGGCAAATACATTGGTCCTCTAGCGGGCTATCTGGTTGGTTGGGGATATTGGACCTACTGGATTGTGGTGGGCCTAGCTGAAGTCACGGCCGTTGGTATTTACATGATGATGTGGTTCCCAGATGTTCCTCAATGGGTGTGGGCCTTGTCTTCATTGTTGGCCATGGGTGGTATTAACTTCGTGGCAGTGAAAGTTTTCGGCGAGTTCGAGTTTTGGTTTTCTCTCATCAAGGTAGTCGCGATTGTCACGATGATTGCGATGGGCTGTGGAATGATTTTCTTTGGCCTTGGTGTGGGTGGTGAGCCGATTGGTATAGCTAACCTTTGGCAGCATGGTGGATTTTTCCCTAATGGGGTGAGTGGTTTCTTGTTATCACTTCAAATGGTTTTATTTGCCTACGTTGGCATTGAGATGATTGGCTTATCAGCAGGTGAAGCTGAAAACCCAACAAAGACCATTCCTATGGCGATTGATTCATTGGCATGGCGCATCTTGATCTTTTACGTGGGAGCCTTGTTTGTTATTTTGGCGATCTTCCCTTGGCATCAAGTTGGTCAGCAAGGCAGCCCGTTCGTTGCGATGTTTGAGAGCATCGGCTTAAGAGAAGCGGCCGGCATCATCAATTTTGTGGTGATCACAGCAGCGCTTTCTTCTTGTAATGCGGGCATATTCAGTGGTGGTCGATTGCTCTTGGGCTTATCCAAAATTGGTAATGCCCCTCAAGCATTGGGTGAAGTGTCTAAATCAGGCGTTCCCATGAAAGCCATCCTCATGACAATTCTGTTACCAACACTGGGAGTTGCCTTGAACTATTTTGTTCCTGAGAAAGCATTCCAGTGGATCACTGCAGCGGTGACTTTGATTGGCCTATTGGTTTGGATTGCCATCCTATTCACGCAAATCCAATTTAGAAAATCTTTAACTCAAGTGCAAAGAGATGCCTTGCCCTACAGGGCAATCATGTGGCCATACGGCTCATGGTTTGCGATCTTCTTTGTGATGTTTGTCATTGGCTTGATGGCTTATTCAGAGTCGACCCGCATGGCGTT contains the following coding sequences:
- a CDS encoding amino acid permease is translated as MVHDNHGLKRSLQPRHIRLMALGSTIGVGLFLGSATAIQLAGPSIMLGYVLAGLVAFIVLRALGEMAVHEPVAGSFAHYAGKYIGPLAGYLVGWGYWTYWIVVGLAEVTAVGIYMMMWFPDVPQWVWALSSLLAMGGINFVAVKVFGEFEFWFSLIKVVAIVTMIAMGCGMIFFGLGVGGEPIGIANLWQHGGFFPNGVSGFLLSLQMVLFAYVGIEMIGLSAGEAENPTKTIPMAIDSLAWRILIFYVGALFVILAIFPWHQVGQQGSPFVAMFESIGLREAAGIINFVVITAALSSCNAGIFSGGRLLLGLSKIGNAPQALGEVSKSGVPMKAILMTILLPTLGVALNYFVPEKAFQWITAAVTLIGLLVWIAILFTQIQFRKSLTQVQRDALPYRAIMWPYGSWFAIFFVMFVIGLMAYSESTRMAFYVGPPILIGLTLLYFIFGLHKKERSAS